TAtaatatttttggatatttatcACGATACCGAATCAGTTCATAGTTATTGTGATAATAAAATTGAAAGTTTTCATTTCTCTGATTTTAAAACTGAATATAACAAATGCAATAGAagtgtaaaaataataatttatctaTGCAATTAACAATGCATTTCAAATTAGATTTGTGTGAGAGGTGATATAAATACTACTTAGCATATTGTTAAATTACATACAGTACCGTATTTGAAGATATGTTGCTTTTTGAAATATTGAATTAATTAGCACGCTATTAATCAAAATAACTGATATCACAAaaattcttaatttttgaaaagtatGATATTTTCAGATACAGAATATATCAATACATATAACATGCAACATGATACCTCTGTAGACTGCAATTCTAATATCACataaatcaaaaattattttattatctttcattatttttagaaatacataatcatttacaatgAAATCTCCCCGTATAATAACGATTATATGCTTAAAACTGAAGTTTGAGTTAGCAAAacatatagaaaaaaataaaataaaaatgcaaacAAAATTAGAAATGTGTTTAGAAAATTGTATTTATGATACATTTGCTATCTAAAAAGAAACATAACAGTAACACATTAAGGAAAAACAGGTCATTCAACTTTCAAGGCGATAACACATTTATGAATAATCGATTTAATATGTTGAATAATTATTTGTTGTTCAACACCTTGCGACTTAGAATAAAGATTAAAAttcaaatgcatatattatattttgaacTTTCCATAAAAAGTTACTCACATACTTAAATATTGTAGATGATCCATCGTTCTTCAGTCTCCTATTCGTATTAAGAGCATCTTTAAATTGTGTTTGATGGTGTTATACTGTTATTTAGTGGCgtgattttaatataaaatcattcaatatttttttgccctgtccttcttttttgttctttatttCACTAGATACGAAGTCTTTTTTTTAGAACAAAAATCAAAATGATGCAATTTAAGGATAAGGCCaaatacttaaatatttttttaaaaatatttttttcgtaTAAAATAAATTACGGATATCATCATTTTCACCTTAGTTGGTCTGTATTAATTGttcataaatttattataacAAGATGATAACATACGAGTAAAATCATAGAATCAGTAATAAAGGGACGAAGTGCAACATGGTAATAGAATTGTaatttttaatacttttatAAACAATTTAGAGGCTTCACACACACAGAGAAAGATACAAACATAGATATAGTACATAAAATTACACTCATggtatatatttttatctaaATACAAACACGACAATGACACATTAGAAGACATTAGGTATTAAAGAAAACTATATATTAATGAATAATTGATTTATtatgtcaaataatttttttggtccttttataaaataccaaatgtaataatatataatacatataaatcaaagaaacatattcatttacatataCAAGAAGAGATAACTTCTATTTAAGTTAGAAATAAGGAAGTACATATATCGAGTGTATTTTGTTACCGAATTCAAAGCCTCGTTACTactgtaatatttttttaagaaaggattaaacaaattccataatgttaaaagttaattacatcatatttctactctttttaaaattacaaaaattccttaaatttggTACATCCCAAAACGTTCtgaagtgatgtatccgactgaTACATCACGTACAGTGATATATCCGATGTCCTAATACATCACtaaaagtgatgtatccaacCCATACATCgaataaagtgatgtatccgatcgatacatcacataaagtgatgtatccgaccgataCATCACATAAAGTGATGCATCCAATGTCTCGATAAAAGTGATGTATTCGACGATACATCACATagagtgatgtatccgagaataggagagagtggggaatttttatatttttttaaatagtaattttttttaaaaaatatggtaaaataaattatgtatttaggtaattttttatttttttaaaacatgcTATCTCAGATAAATAGAGTTTATATTTGTTCGTTTATCATCCTCCGTGCAATTGGTTCGACAAAAAGGCCCGTATCTAGGTGGTTAGACAGCCCAACTTACTCGGGCCCAAAGAAAGTTGGGCGACTGAGGGTATGTGCTATAGTATTTAAGAGATTGTATCTTCATCTCGTTAGGGTTTAACACACACCTCTCGCCGGCAGCCGACACTCCCGGCAGCTAATCTATCGGAAAACCGCCAAAATGGTTTGTTTTTTCTGTCTGTCAATTCATCCTGTCAATGTTGTTTAGCTTATTGTTTGTTGCCTGATAGATCAGTTGTGTTTTAGTCTTCATCGATTTTGTTCTAGGTCTGGAAAGTACTGGCAAAACGTTTGCTAACTGTGGATTTAAGGATACAATACAATTAAGTTtaagaaacaatcaaaacaaatgtTTTATTAAACGACACAATACAAtaggtaacaaccatccaaggAAGCTTAAGCTTTGGACAATGAAATTTGTGTAGTATAGTTCAAGTTGTTTGTTCTATATATTGAAAAATTGTTCTTTACCTATGTGAAAGCATGTGCTGCTAGTGTAGTTTGATATGGATAGATTTTACTATAAATCTGTGGTTTAGCTCCCCTTTTATTTTGCTAAATTTactttgttctttcaattttcatgCATATAAGTGGTAAGATTTTCGCATTTAGGCTTTGGATGCATCATCCTAATGTGAATTTTGTCACTTCTTCTTTATGATAGGCAAGAGGGTTGAAGAAACATTTGAAGAGGCTCAATGCGCCTAAGCATTGGATGCTTGATAAGCTTGGAGGTGCTTTTGTAAGTGACATGTCTTTTTCTCtagtattttttttgaataatacTAGTTAGTTTTCTGTTTCTTGACCTTACTGTTCTCTTTGTTTCTCTACTGCAGGCTCCCAAGCCTTCTTCTGGTCCACATAAATCAAGGGAATGTTTGCCATTGGTTATTATCCTCAGGAACAGGTTGAAATATGCTTTGACTTACCGTGAGGTCATTTCTATCTTGATGCAACGACAAGTTATGGTTGATGGGAAAGTTAGGACAGATAAGACTTACCCTGCTGGTTTCATGGGTGAGAACACccccatttttattttatttttcatttcagAACCTTTAGATTTATATTCTTCTGTATTTCTGTACTGCTAGAGTTTGTTCAGTTCTCTGTGCAAATAATAATTGTATAATACTGATTTCACACTTCCAAAGACAATTATTGGCCATTCTGTCTACAAATTTCTCCATTAAAAATTGTTGTCTCTTGTCTCTTTTTTTCCCTTGTTGCTATGTTTGTATAATTCCTTGACAAATTTGTAATGCTGATATGTTCTTCATATAGATGTTGTTTCAATTCCAAAGACAAATGAGAGCTTCCGACTTCTTTATGACACTAAGGGTCGCTTCCGTCTGCACTCACTCAGAGATGAGGAAGCCAAGGtttgattttcatgtttttgaaattttgggtTGACGGATCTGAGTAGGTAATTGTAAATGTTTAGCGCATCTGAACCTGTTTCCTGCTTTTTTGATTTCCTTTGGATGCTGTGATGTTAAGAGTAGTTACATTGTTTTCTGCTCTTTGCAGTTCAAACTATGTAAGGTTCGATCACTACAGTTTGGGCAGAAGGGAATCCCATATCTCAACACTTATGATGGAAGAACAATCCGCTATCCTGATCCCCTCATCAAGGCCAATGACACCATCAAGCTGGACTTAGAATCCAATAAGATTGTTGACTTCATCAAATTTGATGTTGGAAATGTGGTCATGGTGACTGGTGGTAGAAACAGGGGACGTGTTGGAATTCTTAAGAACAGGGAGAAGCACAAGGGTAGCTTTGAGACAGTTCACATTCAGGATTCTATGGGGCATGAGTTTGCTACCCGCTTGGGAAATGTGTTCACTCTTGGAAAAGGTACTAAGCCATGGGTGTCTCTACCTAAGGGTAAAGGTATCAAATTATCTATCATTGAAGAGGCTCGCAAGAGGCTGGCTGCTCAATCAGCAACAGCTGCTTAAAAAGACTAGGTTGAACTTAAGATGAGTTAAACAGGTTGGGCCATGTTTCTCTTTGTTTAGAGATACCAATCTTATTTTGTGTGTTTGCATTTTAACATCTGTGTACTCGGTACTGTTTTACATACCCTTTTTTGTCGGGAAAGAAGGTTGACTGAGTTAAGATTAATCATTTGCTTTTATGTGGTAGTATTTTTTTGGGCGCAGTTTTTAAGGCCCTTGCTCATGTGAGTATTTTGTTTCTCTCTCTGTAGCGTTTGATTGGCCACACAACGCATTCAATCATTCAACTTGCTAGCTTTCACCACATCACGAGCATGTATAGTGACTGCTTTAAATCATACTTCTGTCACTTAGCTGCACATAGTAAATGTTGCGCGACCTCTTCCTCTGTTCTCTGAGCATTTTCCTCAACAGACCCCTCGGTCACTCACATTTTGATCAGCTTTTTCCTCCCAATCGCGTAGTCCTCGGGGAAAAAACCGTGATAAAGGGAACAATACTTGGTACTATA
The sequence above is a segment of the Solanum dulcamara chromosome 11, daSolDulc1.2, whole genome shotgun sequence genome. Coding sequences within it:
- the LOC129874402 gene encoding 40S ribosomal protein S4-like; amino-acid sequence: MARGLKKHLKRLNAPKHWMLDKLGGAFAPKPSSGPHKSRECLPLVIILRNRLKYALTYREVISILMQRQVMVDGKVRTDKTYPAGFMDVVSIPKTNESFRLLYDTKGRFRLHSLRDEEAKFKLCKVRSLQFGQKGIPYLNTYDGRTIRYPDPLIKANDTIKLDLESNKIVDFIKFDVGNVVMVTGGRNRGRVGILKNREKHKGSFETVHIQDSMGHEFATRLGNVFTLGKGTKPWVSLPKGKGIKLSIIEEARKRLAAQSATAA